In Desulfolucanica intricata, the following are encoded in one genomic region:
- a CDS encoding DVU_1551 family NTP transferase codes for MSDISALILAAGYSSRMGTFKPLLPMGNTTVIAAAVNNFRAAGINDVRVVVGYRAHDLIPVLDELGVLAVYNENYDRGMFSSVQSGVKSLPRQVDAFFILPVDNPLVRPKTISEVIRAREESNAGIVYPSFAGQRGHPPLIASDYAGEIISSRIQANLREVLTRHEAAARDIDVIDQGVLLDMDTPEDYRRLLSRWTTIDVPNEQECEAILNRQNVSPNVISHCRAVAALARRMALLLNEAGCNLRPDLAASAGLLHDLAKGQPDHAAAGAEILYRLGFPGVAEIIACHMGQGLKTGREISERELVYLADKLVHGQQVVSLAERFSGAQKRYAGEPEVLKAVLYRRQQAELIKQQVEKILGLQLETILG; via the coding sequence ATGAGTGATATTTCGGCATTAATACTGGCTGCCGGTTATTCATCCCGCATGGGTACCTTCAAACCTTTGCTGCCAATGGGAAATACAACGGTTATTGCAGCAGCAGTAAACAATTTTCGGGCCGCCGGTATAAATGATGTGCGTGTGGTGGTAGGATACCGGGCCCATGACCTGATACCGGTATTGGATGAACTGGGGGTTCTGGCAGTATATAACGAGAATTATGACCGGGGTATGTTTTCCTCGGTGCAGTCCGGAGTCAAAAGTTTGCCGCGTCAGGTAGATGCATTTTTTATCTTACCTGTTGATAATCCACTGGTAAGACCCAAAACTATATCAGAGGTGATTCGAGCCCGGGAAGAAAGTAATGCGGGGATTGTCTATCCCAGTTTTGCCGGGCAAAGGGGGCACCCGCCCCTGATTGCGTCCGATTATGCCGGGGAAATTATAAGCTCTCGTATACAGGCAAATTTGAGAGAAGTACTTACCCGTCATGAAGCAGCTGCCCGGGATATTGATGTAATTGATCAAGGGGTGCTGCTGGACATGGATACACCGGAAGATTACCGGAGGTTGTTATCCCGTTGGACAACAATTGATGTGCCAAATGAGCAGGAATGTGAAGCTATTTTAAATAGACAGAATGTTTCGCCCAATGTAATCAGTCACTGCCGGGCAGTTGCCGCACTGGCCCGCCGGATGGCTTTGCTGCTGAACGAGGCCGGGTGCAACCTGCGGCCGGATTTGGCTGCGTCAGCGGGTTTGCTGCACGACCTGGCAAAGGGACAGCCTGACCATGCTGCTGCCGGGGCCGAAATACTGTACAGGCTGGGATTCCCCGGGGTGGCGGAAATTATAGCCTGCCACATGGGGCAGGGCCTGAAGACGGGCCGGGAAATAAGCGAAAGGGAGCTTGTTTACTTGGCGGATAAGTTAGTGCACGGACAGCAGGTTGTTTCTTTGGCTGAAAGATTTTCGGGCGCACAAAAGCGTTATGCCGGGGAGCCTGAAGTACTGAAGGCAGTACTTTATCGCCGTCAGCAGGCAGAATTAATTAAACAGCAGGTGGAAAAAATACTGGGTCTGCAGTTAGAAACTATATTAGGGTAG
- a CDS encoding response regulator transcription factor, with protein sequence MSRRGKVLVVDDDQTVLELIKLYCEREGYEVIGMNNGDLVLPAFDRENPDVVILDIMLPGKDGLTLCRNLREIRMVPIIMLTAKGEEADRVLGLEMGADDYVSKPFSPRELVARIKAVLRRTQPVDTLTNWKVKYPGLEIQADTRKVLVDGEETGVTPREFDLLYYLAQNPHRVFTRHELLVAVWGYDYFGDQRTVDVHIRRLRTKLAPLPYEYLTTVWGVGYQFTPPVKEGETTS encoded by the coding sequence ATGTCGCGACGGGGTAAGGTTTTAGTCGTTGATGATGACCAAACGGTATTGGAATTGATCAAGTTGTACTGTGAAAGGGAAGGTTATGAAGTCATCGGGATGAATAACGGTGACTTGGTCCTGCCCGCATTCGACCGGGAGAATCCTGATGTAGTAATTCTTGATATCATGCTTCCGGGTAAGGACGGGCTTACTCTATGTCGCAATTTAAGGGAGATACGCATGGTTCCTATAATTATGCTTACAGCTAAGGGTGAAGAAGCAGATCGTGTTCTGGGACTGGAAATGGGAGCTGATGACTATGTTTCCAAACCTTTCAGCCCCAGAGAGTTGGTAGCCAGAATAAAGGCGGTACTGCGCCGTACCCAACCGGTTGATACGCTAACTAACTGGAAAGTGAAATACCCGGGTTTGGAAATCCAGGCAGATACCAGGAAAGTATTGGTTGACGGTGAAGAAACAGGAGTTACTCCCAGAGAATTCGATTTACTTTATTATCTGGCCCAGAATCCTCACCGGGTGTTCACGAGGCATGAACTGTTAGTGGCTGTCTGGGGATATGATTACTTTGGTGATCAGCGTACGGTGGATGTCCACATTCGCAGACTGAGAACAAAGCTGGCGCCTTTACCCTATGAATATTTAACAACTGTTTGGGGTGTTGGCTACCAGTTTACACCTCCTGTCAAAGAGGGAGAGACCACATCGTGA
- the cobC gene encoding alpha-ribazole phosphatase, which yields MKKRVIYLVRHGSINTGGSKRFIGQAELPLNAEGIRQAEYLQRKLAGANLTEIYCSDLSRSRQTADIIAAVHSIQLSVCSGLREISLGEWEGLSFSEIEKKYPGEFERRGADIAGYRPPGGESFADLSTRVINEFYRILNHSSGNILLVGHAGVNRVIICHLLGMPLKNIFKICQNYGCLNVIYQDNSSFQINLINHIELSL from the coding sequence ATGAAAAAAAGAGTAATTTACCTGGTTCGTCATGGTTCCATAAATACCGGCGGCAGCAAACGTTTCATCGGTCAGGCTGAACTACCCCTTAATGCAGAGGGAATTAGACAGGCTGAATACTTGCAGCGCAAGCTGGCCGGAGCTAACTTGACAGAAATATATTGCAGTGATCTTTCTCGCTCCCGGCAAACGGCGGATATTATTGCAGCTGTACATTCCATACAGCTGTCTGTTTGTTCAGGTTTGAGAGAAATAAGCCTCGGTGAATGGGAGGGATTAAGCTTTTCCGAAATTGAGAAAAAATACCCTGGTGAATTCGAAAGGCGAGGTGCGGATATAGCCGGTTACCGGCCGCCCGGCGGCGAGAGCTTTGCCGATCTTAGCACCAGGGTTATTAATGAATTTTACCGGATTCTTAACCACAGCAGTGGAAATATCCTGCTGGTGGGGCATGCCGGAGTTAACCGGGTAATCATTTGTCACCTGCTGGGTATGCCGTTAAAAAATATTTTCAAAATCTGCCAAAATTATGGCTGTCTAAATGTTATTTATCAGGATAACAGCAGTTTTCAAATAAATCTAATTAATCATATTGAATTGTCTCTTTGA